The proteins below come from a single Oceanivirga salmonicida genomic window:
- a CDS encoding ABC transporter substrate-binding protein: MKKIIMCLFMVLAVSCGSKTSTIQNSEIKTAIKVDIDSINPYKMVSAPTKEIMYNVYEGLLMPKEDGTLRPAIAKEYSIDKDGKTYSFIIRDNVYFHNGEKLTIKDVIFSLNKIKELKYQKEFNNIVSINETKNPLEVNIVLKEPDSSFIYSLTTPIISEKTYDDLDKIENGTGPYFVKKYTREHKLILNKFDKYYGDKANIEVVDIDIIPNVETIFLNFISNKYNFLGSVDTKRLDDIKDKKIITYPENMLFIMGINNKKFNLELRKSIVSAIDKKQIIEKATNNYAIELKSLKTNVDKELVKDLTLDLKIPSNYKIYLDTAQVIKEQLSKHGIKVNIIPQEFATWLKDVYTDRNYDITLIALSGKLDKDSVYRRFTSDYKRNFLNYSNNEYDELIMLAKKTFDINKRDELYEKAYEILINDYASAFIMDPKIAVAMDKNITGYTTYTIPYVDFAKLKFGE; encoded by the coding sequence AGCAGTATCATGCGGGAGTAAAACTTCAACTATACAAAATTCAGAGATTAAAACAGCAATAAAGGTTGATATAGATAGTATTAATCCATATAAGATGGTTTCAGCACCAACTAAGGAGATTATGTATAATGTTTATGAAGGTCTATTAATGCCAAAAGAAGATGGAACATTAAGACCTGCTATAGCAAAAGAATATAGTATAGATAAAGATGGGAAAACATATTCATTTATCATTAGAGATAATGTATATTTTCATAATGGAGAAAAATTAACCATAAAAGACGTAATATTTTCTTTAAATAAAATTAAAGAATTAAAATATCAGAAAGAATTTAATAATATAGTATCAATTAATGAAACTAAAAATCCATTAGAAGTAAATATAGTTTTAAAAGAACCTGATTCTTCATTTATATATAGTTTAACAACACCTATAATATCTGAAAAAACATATGATGATTTAGATAAAATAGAAAACGGAACAGGACCTTATTTTGTAAAAAAATATACAAGAGAACATAAATTAATTCTTAATAAGTTTGATAAATACTATGGAGATAAAGCAAATATAGAAGTAGTGGATATAGATATAATACCTAATGTAGAAACTATATTTTTAAATTTCATAAGTAATAAATACAATTTTTTAGGTTCAGTTGATACTAAAAGATTAGATGATATAAAAGATAAAAAGATTATAACTTACCCTGAGAATATGTTATTTATCATGGGTATAAATAATAAGAAATTTAATTTAGAATTAAGAAAATCAATAGTATCTGCTATAGATAAGAAACAAATAATAGAAAAAGCAACAAATAACTATGCAATAGAATTAAAAAGTTTAAAAACTAATGTTGATAAAGAATTAGTAAAAGATTTAACATTAGATTTAAAAATACCATCTAATTACAAGATATATTTAGATACTGCACAAGTTATTAAAGAGCAATTATCTAAACATGGTATAAAAGTTAATATAATACCACAAGAATTTGCAACTTGGTTAAAAGATGTATATACTGATAGAAATTATGATATTACACTTATAGCTTTATCGGGTAAATTAGATAAAGATTCAGTATATAGAAGATTTACAAGTGATTATAAAAGAAACTTTTTAAATTATAGTAATAATGAATATGATGAACTTATAATGCTTGCTAAAAAGACATTTGATATAAATAAGAGAGATGAATTGTATGAAAAAGCATATGAAATATTGATAAATGATTATGCTAGTGCCTTTATAATGGATCCTAAGATAGCAGTTGCTATGGACAAAAATATTACAGGATATACTACTTATACAATACCATATGTTGATTTTGCAAAATTAAAATTTGGAGAATAA
- a CDS encoding ABC transporter permease — translation MYFIKKILKGIFSIYIISTISFFIISLIPGDPATAILGVDATYEQILEFRSNFGLDEPILLRYIHWLKNVIMGDFGMSYRYDMPVKDLVLETLPLTILVSIISLLIIFFVSVILSFYINSIKNKKIKKIFEIILNISIAVPTFWLGIIFIFIFSVILNLFITSYNGTFVSLILPCIIISIPQIAFITLNIKANLYTETRLDYVKFLYSNGMNKRILNMYILKNAILTTIPLFGLIILELITGIVIVEQIFSIPGIGRLLLTSIATRDIKLLQALIIYTSLVVIIINLIIDLLYVSLDKRIRLGVNK, via the coding sequence ATGTATTTTATAAAAAAAATATTAAAGGGAATTTTTAGTATATATATAATATCAACTATATCTTTTTTCATAATATCACTTATACCAGGTGATCCTGCAACAGCTATATTAGGTGTTGATGCAACTTATGAACAAATATTAGAATTTAGAAGTAATTTTGGCTTAGATGAGCCAATTTTACTTAGATATATACATTGGCTAAAAAATGTAATCATGGGTGATTTTGGTATGTCTTATAGATATGATATGCCCGTAAAAGATTTAGTTTTAGAAACATTACCTTTGACTATATTAGTTAGCATAATTTCACTTTTAATAATTTTTTTCGTTTCAGTTATATTGTCGTTTTATATAAACAGTATAAAAAATAAAAAAATAAAAAAAATATTTGAAATTATTTTAAATATAAGTATAGCAGTTCCAACATTTTGGTTAGGCATAATATTTATATTTATATTTTCAGTAATATTGAATCTATTTATTACTTCATATAATGGGACATTTGTTTCTCTTATATTACCCTGTATAATAATTTCAATACCACAGATTGCGTTTATAACTTTAAATATAAAAGCAAATCTTTACACAGAAACTAGATTAGATTATGTTAAATTTCTATATTCAAATGGAATGAATAAGAGAATATTAAATATGTATATTCTAAAAAATGCCATACTTACAACTATACCATTATTTGGGTTAATAATTTTGGAATTAATTACAGGTATAGTAATAGTAGAACAAATATTTTCGATTCCAGGTATAGGAAGACTTTTATTAACATCTATTGCAACAAGAGATATTAAATTATTACAAGCTTTAATAATTTATACATCCTTAGTTGTAATAATAATAAATTTAATTATTGATTTACTATATGTTAGCCTTGATAAGAGAATAAGGTTAGGTGTTAATAAATGA
- a CDS encoding ABC transporter permease has protein sequence MRKYVKYIVIFFILVLFIKNPYDINSEFLQRSSLSNLMGTDDLGRDIYTRLLLGTFNTVLISAISIGLCTIIGNIIGFLSGYFGGIIDYVFQMLVEIILSIPSILIAVTVVVIIQKPQISLIISMIIMYLPLVINYARGLVIKEKDKNYVIAAKTYGVKNIRIIVKHIFPNVKKYVLTNLGINFSKGILTEAGLGFLGIGLDPSIPTLGNMLNASRSYFIKAPWFTLFPGIIIIVIVYYANKFSKGKGSIKNGKRIRN, from the coding sequence ATGAGAAAATATGTAAAATATATAGTGATATTTTTTATCCTAGTATTATTTATTAAAAATCCATATGATATTAATTCTGAATTTTTACAAAGATCTAGTCTAAGTAATTTAATGGGAACTGATGATTTAGGTAGAGATATATATACTAGACTATTATTGGGAACTTTTAATACTGTATTAATATCAGCAATTTCAATAGGTTTGTGTACAATAATTGGGAATATTATAGGGTTTTTATCGGGGTATTTTGGTGGAATAATTGATTATGTTTTTCAAATGTTAGTAGAAATCATATTATCAATTCCATCAATATTAATTGCAGTTACAGTGGTAGTAATAATACAAAAACCACAAATATCATTAATAATCTCTATGATAATTATGTATTTACCACTTGTGATTAATTATGCAAGGGGACTAGTAATTAAAGAAAAAGATAAAAACTATGTAATTGCTGCAAAAACATATGGAGTTAAAAATATTAGAATAATTGTTAAGCATATATTTCCTAATGTAAAAAAATATGTTTTAACAAATTTGGGAATAAATTTTTCCAAAGGAATATTGACGGAAGCAGGCCTTGGTTTTCTAGGAATAGGTTTAGATCCATCTATACCAACTCTTGGAAATATGTTAAATGCATCTAGATCGTATTTTATAAAAGCACCATGGTTTACATTATTTCCAGGTATCATAATAATAGTAATAGTATATTATGCAAATAAATTTTCTAAGGGTAAAGGTAGTATAAAGAATGGTAAAAGAATTAGAAATTAA